A single genomic interval of Takifugu flavidus isolate HTHZ2018 chromosome 19, ASM371156v2, whole genome shotgun sequence harbors:
- the ylpm1 gene encoding YLP motif-containing protein 1 isoform X3, translating into MYPSWGNFGGQFSQNYGGPGPRKPTGGPTSEQSSGFGGFEAPSGGSLFSSLQEQHLQQMQQLQMMHQKQLQSVLHHSNHASPFGAPVPAGFPGPSWNSEQPGQAGYKQDEPAAPSSVQRQPPPPPPQPNEPQPCPPPPPEPHLLKSPDNNCHQIEATIGHLSKIEDDKSLPLQQQQHLWYKKHLDNLQKLKQEKSKHNQNDGDGSGPPPLPVELVSSAPPLPPSEPTKGKPPPPPPKEEPPAPPLPPEDLKRENVEKTTDTPAAPPDPVEAARLQQLQAAAAQWQQVQQQRANMQYQALMQHHEKLQQILEQYQQLIQQPFNPQSMSVEMQLRHYEKQQQQFTPLFQQWNCSFVLWHEQFQTYQHKDQLQDYELQWKQWQEQMNATNAHIQERVATLTAMVPFASSQYSGGMMGQYGPFPGKDLHMQQQPVRPDMQQSPAAIAPRPQGPRPNVGFGQHLESTAGPPVRGGGPRTQGPPNFQPQSFNNIRAPRGNNPRFDQPQPGFDGPPRLDLPQQRFDGPPRFDQPQQRFNTPHRFNQPQHRFDGPARFDQPRQRFDQPRFGQQARFEQPPRHPAPPHGFEHPVISQQTPKTEEDSVPKQLESVDSKTTGKSPGELLSDKGKTKAEPDSKIKVEDMTDDNLLGSDDFFVQSDPIPQTLQADTKPGDAKKSFALNSTVKPQLTESKPTVTTPAAASTAAEKNPQQKEAILANNNKPPMAPSRPQSSDQVSSMPDLSINTAGIGRGQPQARGRGCGQMGYGEIRGPKNVPPGENMGNSYEHMPPKEDMETSEEHDNYSWQDPSYEEYGDAESEMPPEEYWMPEEEYFPPEEEYYDEERIGSQSRGRGGPPMMRRGPSMGSGGPLMARGGPAMGRGGPPFGRGGPPFGQGGLPMGRGGLRMARGGPPMLRGGPPMARGGPHMARGGPHMARGGPPMARGGPPMARGGPPMGRGGPPMARGGLLLGGCGGPRPIGRGQPMEGHWEQNDSFEFQEEMDPYWGEWAPPVRGMRPPFPPGRGRPPRGHPGFMHQGRGRPSHPAQGAMNHESLGHEGDVEDPEMAPTRPFMYHEHEPNSHPMHPDGRGRRRIPPTPHEIVNSMEKPLYDEGIEGDIGWQPPHGRGRPGAPHDMMDSGGVRRRPVGRGMARGMWRPGSKPEGFEEGCKEGYFADYGHGEDDYHRRRLKQDYPSEDYRDDPKHRESEWDRDPPSIRDYPPRIPPSEPYRDGPWREENVRDYAHGEPDRGRGELRIREYRAEHPYPPRLSEWERSSRIPPPAERGYPADYEEHRARYGEGREEPPLDRIPPALPVTNLPENTVDSAAAISDTKVLALSQHQHEIILKAAQELKLIREMKEGKTPVPEPQHASADILPEQLPAGLLGLEIPPDVRDVLKGMTASTHTTAESLDSKPIATDYQPPISASSISTLMPKTVDYGHGHEPGATVERISYGERIILRPDPVPMDRGYEKEPLGLRDPYSRDPYYERRPDPYLDRREYGRERELYREKLPPEYERERFERDRYPRERDDRSPLGTSLRPGYRERDRDLRERERSSSHDREEHFGRLGYDRPPYDRIVPERFGHSTSPYVDRRNYPEERGPPPAPPLPPPPQPPPRVEKKPEIKNIDDILKLPGRSSRPERIVIIMRGLPGSGKSHVAKLIRDKEVECGGAPPRVLVLDDYFMTEVEKVEKDPDTGRKVKTKVLEFEYEPEMEDTYRSSMLKTFKKTLDDGFFPFIILDSINDRVKHFEQFWSAAKTKGFEVYVAEITAENQTCAKRNVHGRSLKDIMKMSSSWEPSPRHMMRLDVRSLLQDAAIEEVEMEDFNPDEELKEQKEEEEEGDLGYIPKSKWEMDTSEAKLDKLDGLGGSGKRKREDVGLDDYLQLPDDYATRMSEPGKKRVRWADLEEQKDADRKRAIGFVVGQTDWARITDESGQLAQRALNRTKYF; encoded by the exons ATGTACCCCTCCTGGGGAAATTTTGGAGGACAATTTTCGCAGAACTATGGAGGTCCTGGACCTCGTAAGCCGACGGGTGGTCCAACCAGTGAGCAAAGCTCCGGTTTCGGCGGCTTCGAGGCGCCGTCCGGTGGCTCGCTGTTCTCCAGCTTACAGGAGCAACATCttcagcagatgcagcagctgcaaatgATGCATCAGAAACAACTCCAGTCTGTGTTGCACCACAGTAACCACGCTAGTCCTTTTGGAGCCCCGGTCCCTGCTGGGTTTCCGGGCCCTTCGTGGAATTCAGAACAACCGGGACAGGCGGGCTATAAGCAAGACGAACCCGCTGCTCCATCGTCTGTTCAACGGCAgcctcctccgcctccaccaCAGCCAAATGAGCCACAACcttgcccccctcctcctccagagcccCATTTGTTGAAATCACCGGATAACAATTGTCATCAAATTGAAGCAACCATAGGCCATTTGTCCAAGATAGAAGATGACAAGAGTTTACCATTGCAG cagcaacaacatctttgGTACAAAAAGCATCTTGACAATCTCCAGAAATTAAAGCAAGAAAAATCCAAACACAACCAGAACGATGGTGATGGTTCTGGGCCACCACCTCTGCCTGTGGAACtggtttcttctgctcctcctcttcctccatctgagCCAACGAAAGGAaaacctcctccacctcctccaaagGAAGAGCCCCCTGCTCCACCCCTGCCTCCCGAGGACTTAAAG AgagaaaatgtagaaaaaacaaCGGACACA CCTGCAGCACCACCAGACCCAGTGGAAGCTGCACGTCTCCAGCAGTtacaggctgctgcagcacaatggcagcaggtgcagcagcagagggcaaACATGCAGTACCAGGCTCTGATGCAACACCATGAAAAGCTCCAGCAAATCTTGGAACAATACCAACAACTGATTCAACAGCCTTTCAATCCACAG TCGATGTCTGTTGAAATGCAGTTGAGGCACTacgaaaagcagcagcagcagttcacaCCTTTATTCCAACAGTGGAATTGCTCCTTTGTTCTCTGGCATGAGCAGTTCCAGACTTATCAGCATAAAGACCAACTGCAAGACTATGAGCTCCAGTGGAAACAGTGGCAGGAGCAGATGAACGccacaaatgcacacattcaGGAGCGGGTGGCCACTCTCACTGCCATGGTGCCTTTTGCTTCGAGCCAGTATAGTGGTGGGATGATGGGACAGTACGGTCCGTTTCCAGGAAAAGACttgcacatgcagcagcagccggtGAGGCCAGATATGCAACAGTCACCTGCTGCTATTGCACCCAGACCTCAAGGTCCACGACCCAATGTTGGGTTTGGGCAACATTTAGAATCGACTGCGGGGCCACCTGTTAGAGGAGGTGGACCTAGAACCCAGGGTCCTCCAAACTTTCAACCGCAAAGCTTCAATAATATCAGAGCTCCACG TGGAAACAACCCCAGATTCGACCAACCGCAGCCAGGTTTCGATGGTCCTCCAAGACTTGACCTGCCTCAGCAGCGCTTCGATGGTCCACCGAGGTTCGATCAACCCCAACAGCGCTTTAACACCCCGCATCGATTCAACCAACCGCAACACCGTTTTGATGGTCCCGCGAGATTTGACCAACCCAGACAGCGTTTTGATCAACCTCGATTTGGACAGCAGGCCAGATTTGAACAGCCCCCGAGGCACCCTGCACCGCCACATGGATTTGAACACCCAGTCATCTCCCAGCAAACTCCAAAAACTGAGGAGGATTCGGTCCCGAAACAGCTTGAGTCTGTGGATTCTAAGACAACGGGAAAGTCTCCTGGTGAATTGCTGTCAGACAAAGGAAAGACCAAGGCAGAGCCAGACAGTAAGATCAAAGTTGAGGATATGACGGATGATAACCTGTTGGGAAGTGATGACTTCTTTGTTCAAAGTGACCCTATACCACAGACATTACAGGCAGACACAAAGCCTGGTGACGCTAAAAAGAGTTTTGCTCTGAACAGTACTGTAAAACCTCAACTTACTGAGTCCAAGCCTACAGTAaccactcctgctgctgctagtACAGCTGCTGAGAAGAATCCCCAGCAGAAGGAAGCAATATtggcaaacaacaacaaaccccCAATGGCTCCATCACGACCACAATCTTCAGACCAGGTGTCATCAATGCCAGATCTGTCAATAAACACAGCTGGAATAGGGCGCGGCCAGCCCCAGGCACGAGGACGTGGTTGTGGGCAGATGGGTTATGGAGAGATCAGGGGACCAAAAAATGTACCACCCGGGGAGAACATGGGCAATTCATATGAACATATGCCACCTAAAGAAGACATGGAGACATCAGAAGAACATGATAATTACAGTTGGCAAGATCCTTCATATGAGGAATATGGTGATGCAGAGTCTGAAATGCCTCCTGAAGAATATTGGATGCCAGAAGAAGAATACTTCCCACCAGAGGAAGAGTATTATGATGAAGAACGAATAGGGTCACAATCTAGGGGGAGAGGAGGGCCACCCATGATGAGGAGAGGGCCTTCTATGGGCAGTGGTGGTCCTCTAATGGCAAGGGGTGGTCCAGCTATGGGTCGAGGGGGACCTCCATTTGGTCGAGGGGGACCTCCATTTGGTCAAGGGGGTCTACCAATGGGAAGAGGTGGACTGCGAATGGCACGAGGAGGACCACCAATGTTGAGAGGAGGTCCACCCATGGCTCGAGGAGGTCCACATATGGCTCGAGGAGGTCCACATATGGCTCGCGGAGGTCCACCTATGGCTCGCGGAGGTCCACCTATGGCTCGAGGAGGTCCACCTATGGGTCGTGGAGGTCCACCTATGGCTCGAGGAGGACTTCTACTTGGTGGATGTGGAGGACCACGTCCAATTGGAAGAGGACAGCCAATGGAGGGACATTGGGAACAAAATGACTCATTTGAGTTCCAGGAGGAAATGGACCCTTATTGGGGAGAATGGGCACCTCCAGTGCGAGGCATGAGACCCCCATTTCCTCCTGGTCGAGGTCGCCCCCCTCGTGGTCATCCTGGCTTTATGCACCAAGGAAGAGGGCGCCCCTCTCACCCAGCACAGGGAGCAATGAATCACGAATCATTAGGGCATGAAGGTGATGTAGAAGATCCTGAGATGGCTCCAACAAGACCCTTCATGTACCATGAACACGAACCCAATAGTCATCCAATGCATCCTGATGGACGAGGTAGGCGCCGCATCCCACCCACACCTCATGAAATAGTAAATTCTATGGAGAAGCCCTTGTATGATGAAGGTATAGAGGGTGATATAGGTTGGCAACCGCCACATGGCAGAGGCCGTCCCGGGGCTCCACATGATATGATGGATtcaggaggggtgaggaggaggcctGTGGGCAGAGGAATGGCAAGAGGTATGTGGCGACCAGGTTCAAAACCCGAGGGATTTGAAGAAGGATGCAAGGAGGGTTATTTTGCGGATTATGGTCACGGGGAAGATGATTATCATCGTCGGCGACTAAAACAAGACTATCCATCAGAAGACTATCGGGATGATCCCAAGCACCGCGAGTCGGAATGGGACAGAGATCCTCCTTCCATTAGAGACTACCCACCTCGCATACCACCATCAGAGCCTTACAGAGATGGACCTTGGCGGGAGGAAAACGTAAGAGATTATGCACATGGTGAGCCTGACAGGGGTAGGGGAGAACTAAGAATCCGCGAATACCGGGCCGAACACCCGTATCCCCCACGGCTTTCAGAGTGGGAAAGATCTTCGCGAATCCCTCCACCAGCAGAGAGAGGGTATCCTGCTGATTATGAGGAGCACAGAGCGCGATATGGGGAGGGCAGGGAAGAGCCTCCCTTGGACAGAATACCTCCTGCACTACCGGTAACAAACCTGCCAGAAAACACTGTTGATTCTGCCGCAGCAATAAGTGACACAAAAGTGCTCGCTCTGTCCCAGCATCAGCAcgaaattattttaaaagctgCCCAAGAGCTTAAACTAATCAG GGAAATGAAGGAGGGGAAGACGCCTGTTCCTGAACCTCAACATGCATCAGCTGATATCCTGCCTGAACAGCTTCCGGCTGGTCTTCTCGGTTTGGAAATTCCACCAGATGTCAGAGATGTCTTGAAG GGAATGACTGCATCTACCCACACCACTGCTGAGTCGTTGGATTCAAAGCCCATTGCTACCGATTACCAGCCACCTATTTCTGCATCATCGATATCGACATTGATGCCAAAAACTGTGGATTATGGGCATGGACATG AGCCCGGAGCTACTGTTGAGCGGATCTCTTACGGTGAGAGGATAATTTTGAGGCCAGACCCGGTGCCCATGGACAGAGGCTACGAAAAAG aACCTCTTGGCCTAAGAGATCCTTACAGCCGAGACCCGTATTATGAGAGACGTCCGGACCCCTACTTGGACCGCCGAGAGTACGGCAGAGAGAGGGAGTTGTACAGGGAGAAGCTCCCGCCTGAATATGAAAGGGAGAGATTCGAGAGGGATCGCTAcccaagagagagagacgacaG ATCACCGCTGGGAACGTCCTTACGCCCAGGATACAGGGAACGAGATCGGGATctcagagagagggagcgaagTAGCAGTCACGACCGAGAGGAGCATTTTGGAAGACTTGGCTACGATAGACCCCCATATGATCGCATCGTACCTGAGCGATTTGGCCACAGCACGTCACCATACG TGGACAGAAGAAATTACCCAGAGGAACGAGGGCCTCCCCCTGCACCGCCCCTCCCACCGCCACCTCAGCCGCCCCCACGAGTGGAGAAGAAGCCAGAAATCAAGAACATCGACGATATCCTGAAGCTGCCCGGCAGATCATCTCGACCTGAAAGG ATTGTTATCATCATGAGAGGACTTCCAGGGAGTGGAAAAAGCCACGTTGCAAAGCTCATACGT GACAAGGAAGTGGAATGTGGTGGCGCGCCCCCCAGAGTTCTCGTTTTGGATGATTATTTCATGACAGAGGTTGAGAAAGTTGAGAAAGATCCAGACACGGGGCGGAAGGTCAAAACCAAG GTCCTGGAATTTGAGTATGAGCCAGAAATGGAGGACACCTACCGCAGCAGCATGCTTAAAACGTTCAAGAAAACCCTGGACGATGGCTTTTTCCCTTTCATCATTTTAGACTCGATTAATGACAGAGTTAAACATTTCGAACAGTTCTGGAGCGCCGCTAAAACCAAAGGGTTTGAG GTGTATGTGGCTGAAATCACAGCAGAAAATCAGACCTGTGCTAAGAGAAATGTCCATGGACGCTCACTGAAGGATATAATGAAG ATGTCCAGCAGCTGGGAGCCGTCACCTCGTCACATGATGCGCTTGGACGTCCGGTCCCTCCTTCAGGATGCAGCGATAGAAGAG GTGGAAATGGAAGACTTCAATCCCGAtgaagagctgaaggagcaaaaagaagaggaagaagagggtgaTCTG